Proteins encoded together in one Sander lucioperca isolate FBNREF2018 chromosome 17, SLUC_FBN_1.2, whole genome shotgun sequence window:
- the LOC116067135 gene encoding anti-Muellerian hormone type-2 receptor-like: MQIVGNGDFANVYQGKYHGSTVCVKVFPAGWKTKFSAEKEVYELPLMKHVDGIVHFLGTGRKPDGNWLIVLQFAECGSLHSYLCKHTTNWELSLKLCTSLLQGAAYLHSDLHRHGLHKPPVAHRDLSSSNVLVRADGTCVLCDFGCSTILRSCSGHRRWQSQTKNMKGHAQLGTLRYMSPEILEGHVNLSNSLCLMQGDIYALGLLLWEIWMRCSDLFEGGIAPKHILPYESELGANVTLESLVQHVFHMDKRPSIPNHWETLPQGSVLQELMTDCWDWDPDARLTAPCIVARLDSLPLTFQPRYTS, translated from the exons ATTGTAGGCAATGGAGATTTTGCAAATGTGTATCAGGGGAAATACCATGGGTCGACGGTATGTGTTAAAGTTTTCCCTGCAGGCTGGAAAACTAAATTTTCTGCAGAGAAGGAGGTCTATGAGCTACCACTGATGAAGCATGTGGATGGGATTGTCCACTTCCTGGGCACTGGGAGGAAACCGGATGGCAATTGGCTCATTGTCCTGCAATTTGCTGAATGT GGTTCTCTCCACTCCTATCTGTGTAAACACACCACCAACTGGGAGTTGTCACTGAAATTGTGTACGTCGTTATTGCAGGGAGCTGCATATCTACACTCTGACCTTCACAGACATG GTTTGCATAAACCACCTGTGGCCCACAGAGACTTAAGCAGCTCCAACGTGCTTGTGAGAGCAGATGGCACTTGTGTCCTGTGTGATTTTGGATGCTCAACCATCCTGCGTTCTTGTTCAGGACATCGTCGCTGGCAGAGCCAGACAAAAAACATGAAG GGTCACGCTCAGTTGGGCACACTGCGTTACATGTCCCCGGAGATCCTGGAAGGCCATGTAAACCTGAGCAACAGCTTGTGTCTCATGCAGGGGGACATATATGCTCTGGGACTGCTGCTGTGGGAGATCTGGATGCGCTGCTCTGATTTATTCGAAG GCGGTATTGCTCCAAAGCATATTTTGCCTTATGAATCTGAGCTGGGAGCCAATGTAACACTGGAGAGCCTCGTCCAGCACGTGTTTCACATGGACAAGAGACCCTCCATACCTAATCACTGGGAAACACTACCACAG GGATCTGTGCTGCAGGAGCTCATGACAGATTGTTGGGACTGGGACCCGGATGCTCGTCTGACTGCTCCGTGCATAGTGGCCAGATTAGACTCTCTCCCACTCACTTTTCAGCCTCGTTAcacttcatga